agtgtgtttATCACATGTACTGTCTTTGTGTCCGTCGTCATATCGTGTGCTCTGTGTGCAGGCGACTGCGGTGATCATGTCGTGGTAATAAACAGCAAACACATCGCCTTCTCTGGAAACAAATGGGAGCAGAAAGTCTACTCGTCGCACACAGGGTGAGTGGAAACCAAGCGTCCACTAAAAAAGTCCACTAAATTGTGATTCACAACCACTGAGCTCATCAGGTGTGCCattgaaatgatccaatttcaatGAATTCTTTTGAATTACTGTTCTACTAAAAATAATGTCTTTGTTAATCTAAAAtctatactttttgtgacattttctctttggtggtgtgccatgagatttttctaaagAATAAAATTTGGGAAACTGTAAAAGACGAGACGATGTTGGAAAGTTTCCTGTTGTGTCCAACAATTACAAGCACGGACCGAACATGTTTGTCAGTCCTTACTCAATGTTTTCTCGGTCTTTTCCAAAGCTATCCTGGGGGCTTCACACAAGTCACTGCTGCACAGCTCCATCAGAAAGACCCCAAAGCTGTAAGCACCGCCAAGCCCTGACGACACACACATCTTCCATCTTTTCACTGTGCACACTCAAAGCTTATTTTGCGTTTTGAGGTcgtatacatgtatatttgcGTTTAGTACACTGCACTAATGATTTttaaggcggcatggtgggcgattggttagcacatcagcctcacagtcctgcggttgggggtttgaatccgggctccGGAATATGGAATAGGCTTCAGTTCACCTGTGACTATGTTGAgcataagcggtatagaaaatggcaTTCAAGCTTTGAAACTAATGAAATAAGTGCAACGTATATATGAAATAATGATTaccataaatatatatttcaaattgttttccacATTAAcaatgctatttttatttttgctgaacATCAGTGTTCGAAGTCAGAATCTTTTGCAAGGATTTGCTGAActacttttctgttttttttccccttctgttTTGTTCTTCTTTGAGATTACAgagattacatttatttttcttcgaCTTGCTCAGTTGTGTGTTCCGCTCGTTTGAAACGTGTCTCTCCCCACCAGATCGTGAAGTTAGCGGTGTACGGCATGCTGCCTAAGAACCTGCACAGGCGTACCATGATGCAGCGCTTGCACCTCTTTCCCGAAGACGTACGTACACATCAGCACTTAAACGCACTTTACTGTCTGCTTTCAAATGCTAaatcactttttccacaattgATCAAAATGGAATAACATAAGACACGTGTTTTCATATGATAATGGGAACACGTTTTATAATGTTACAGTAATCCTTCACTGTATCGCGGTACATTTACTGGATTTCTTTCTAAATGTCAGTGTCAGTGTTCGTCAGAAACGTATTTGGCCTTGTAGTGTCGACTATCTGCAGTAGGTGGCGCCATATGACTTGGTTAACTTCACGATGTGCTTCCATCTTCAGTCTGCAGCTTCGATGTCTGTAAGGACAGACCTCATCAGTCAGGTATCTGATTGGGTGAAATAGAATTTTCACGGCAACCCCATTATGATGATTTGGCAACGCTaaagcatcatcatcatgttttgttaccaGGATGCACAGTGGGTCACATGATGATAAAAATGACGCCCCGCTCTGAGTAATGTGCGTCTTTCATGACTAGTAAGGAGCTTCCATAGCGGGAGCTGTTTTCGATTCCCTCGAGTGGCGTGTGAAGTTTCTTTTTGATGCCACGGTGTCTTCGTCTGTGGCTTTGTTGGCGCCCTTAATGAATATTTATCTCCACCCACCTTGAGTCATTAAGAAGGCTGTGAGAGACCTTGGAGAGTAATATCTTAAGGTCATGCAAAGGTTTAAAAAGCAGCGATAGCTCCGTGTGTAAAGACTTGACTGCGGGGCGCACATCAAATGAGAAAGAGACCTTATCGGCGTGTAACTCTGGAAATTAAGGCTGCTTCGTGGAAAGCTGGCGATTGGCTCTCTGAGCACTACCAACGTGCTCTTGAGCTAGACACAACCTCCAATGAGGGCTGGAACGCCCCCAAAGATTGACcttttacagtgaacccctgttatATCTGGGTTTATCGTTTGTGCCTTGGCTATATCACCAATTTTTATgggatcatttttttttattgggttttATTTAGTGTACAGGCTAGTTGAAAGTTAGAATTGCGAgctttcagtgtagtaccatgttGTGCTGCAGCTAGGCATGGCTTAGTCAGGTAGGTATGATaaccttgagcaaaaatatcACAGAGTCACGGTATTGTAATTACAGCTGTaagttgtattattttgaaatgtttgggtcAATAACTGTTTTCAACTAATAGAATATATGGTACATTAGTAAAcataagaagaaaataaacaattgtagCAAATCCatagtatttattttaccaAATGTAGACACACGAACTctccgttagcccatctatgaccTTTTACATTAGCATAATGCTACTTGacctttttaaagaaaattatgttttggttgaacatttttgtgtttaaatatgccATGTTTGTTACTCTTTTGTTTTACGTGCCAGTTTTATTATCTGTTTGTACAAGTTGGAGTGAcagacagcttgaagcaagcacactcggcctcttatttggagaactgtgcgagcgAGGGAGTTTTCTTTTCGTTTTGTCTTTCTTcccccatttcttgacagtgagAAAAGGCGctaagggaaaataaaaaaaaattgtgacacttgacagtttaaatgtttaaagcgtgtggtagggtagaattaaaaaaaaaaaaaaaaaaaaaaaatgtaacatttaaatgttttgaaaattttaTATAGTCTTTCTATATTACAGATTTGACCTATCATGGGTCCGTCTGAAACATATCCTCCGCAATAACCGGTGGTTCACTGTCTTTCCACATATCTTCATTTCTCACCATTCTCCTGGCTGCGTCTCACTTGGTGTCTGTCCGTCATCAGGAACTGCCCGAAGACATCCGAGCCAACCTGACGGAGGAGCTGCCTCAGCCCAGGGAAATTCCCAGGAAGCTCAGCGAGTACACGCAGGAGGAGATCGACGCCTTCCCCAGGCTCTGGACGCCGTAcgtacaatcacacacacaacaccgAGTGTGTCACTGCACAAGTACATGAATGAGATGAACGCTGGGACAGACTAATACAGCGGCCCTACCTAAACGGTGTGATGTTTTGGTATGTTGTACATGGTCAAGGACGACATGGGGGCGATGTCGAGTTGATGGCCGTTTTACTCGATGATTTCAAACTCTCGGCTGCTGTTGAGGGAAAGCTCCAGATGCTTGAACGTACTGCAGCTGCTCGTGTAATAAAGACGAAGCGCTAACTCAGGCTCTCCAGAGAGTCTGTATATggctaagttaaaaaaaaaaacctaaatacaGTGCAACCCCATCAGTTGAATCTCACAAAGGTCCAACAATTTGGTGTTCAACCAAAACTTCCAGTAATAATATGCctcaaaaatcaaacaacatTTGGGGTGTCACACCATCCTCATGTGTGACGTCACAATTTCAACTCGGTAAGCCTATAAAGGTTTAACTCCGCaagtgtttgtcattttttgggtGATCCCTTCACAAATGTAATAGTTACGAGGCAAAGAGTAAAAGAGCGATGACAACCGTAGAACCATGATTGGAAACCACTGCGACATGATTGTAGCTGCTCAGTACGATATGATCAATGCAATCAATTAACATCGGAATCAACACCCCGCAACCACATTACTGTTCCCTCTCCATTATGCGTCTGTTTGGCATTACAAAGGGTGAGTAGCTTGATTTATTTTAGCTTTATTATACAGAGGTTAACTTCTCTTTGTACTTGAATGAAAGCTAATCATCCATCcgttttgtgagccgcttctcctcactagggtcgcgggagtgctggagtcgggaggcggggtacaccctgaaccggtcgccagccaatcgcagggcacatggaaacaaacaaccattcgcactcacattcacacctatagacaatttagcTAATAATCTTACTTTAAAATGTTGCCtgtatacgttttttttttcctttacattATGGAAAAGGTTCCAAGTTTCAATCCTACTGGGCGGCTGCGTTCAGTTCCGTTTGTGTTGTCGCATTGATTTGAACGAACGTCGCTTGTGATTTTGCAGGTCTTCTTCAGACAGCTGCTGTGACAAACTTTGAATAAACGAGGCTGAAAATGTCACACCCACTTCTTGTCGGCGGGAAGCCGTAATCGTATTCATGGCTTGTCAGAGTATTTCTGCAGGGTGATGACAGTGACGCCCGTGTTTGCTGTCATGATAAGAATAATTGAAATGTCGGCGTGTGGCCTCACGCGTAGTAAACCTCCTCTTCCCATCGGGTCATTGGACCTGCTCCTGgttcattcactttttttttttccatctcaaCTCATCATCTAAGCACACTGCTGCTCCTTCGTGAgagttgttgtcttttttgaacAAAGTAGCCTGGACTCAATCACTCGCCAGTCTCCAGTCTGATAGAAGCAAACCATGACAATGCCTGAATTTCAATGGAGACCATTTATgctggtttttttccccttccgtAATTTataacagttcccaggtgtcttaataaaaagTCTCGGACTTGATTCCATCAAAATATACAAAAGCCAAAGAATTACCATGCACTTAACATCCAATTGTCATTCTGGTTGCAATCACTCAATTTCGGTGGGGATGGGGGTCTGTGGCATGCAAATACTGAGTACGGTTTTCGTCACCATGACGACCAAGGCTACTCAAGGCATGCGATCCAGCGAGCTGCTAATCACTGCTGCCAACTTAGTGACTTTGTTgctatatttagtgacttttccGATCCCACTAGCGATTATGGGTCCGATTTTCTCAGGTTTGCGCGTGCAAAATTGACTCAAACACGCAAACAGATCTACTAACCGGGCACACCCAGGATTGCGTCTGCCAAATTGCCGTCCAGTTCATTTTGCACATCTGGGaagagtacagtggaacctcgatttaacagactaaTGGGGGTGGGTTATTGTCCGTTAATATGAGTTTCGTGGCTATAAAACACACAGTACGGTACAAAatgattgtaaataaatgtaaaaaagcttgaaaatgtttgataaGTTTCAAAGTTAATCAAGCATAGACAAATGTTGGTTAAACATGACTGCGGTCACTGTTGCCAAATGAGAGAGGACGTGGGAGacagatcatttttttttaaacatttttgaaatgccagaagaaaaaaaatgcatgttcggcaatgcaattttggagcttctgaatgatcttaagggctgacttggagccagtcacaagaaggagtcatgccatatcacttGTGACAAAACTGCATATTTCCTTGCGTCTGTATGGGTCATATCAGTGCACTGTTACAATTGTTGCTGGCATCTCCCGTAGCAGTAAAATGCTTTATTTAATTTGACT
The genomic region above belongs to Phyllopteryx taeniolatus isolate TA_2022b chromosome 6, UOR_Ptae_1.2, whole genome shotgun sequence and contains:
- the mrpl13 gene encoding 39S ribosomal protein L13, mitochondrial isoform X1, with product MSSFSRSAQQWATFARSWFLIDARLQPPGKIATMCAVRLQGKHKPIYHALSDCGDHVVVINSKHIAFSGNKWEQKVYSSHTGYPGGFTQVTAAQLHQKDPKAIVKLAVYGMLPKNLHRRTMMQRLHLFPEDELPEDIRANLTEELPQPREIPRKLSEYTQEEIDAFPRLWTPSQDFKVE
- the mrpl13 gene encoding 39S ribosomal protein L13, mitochondrial isoform X2; this encodes MCAVRLQGKHKPIYHALSDCGDHVVVINSKHIAFSGNKWEQKVYSSHTGYPGGFTQVTAAQLHQKDPKAIVKLAVYGMLPKNLHRRTMMQRLHLFPEDELPEDIRANLTEELPQPREIPRKLSEYTQEEIDAFPRLWTPSQDFKVE